Genomic segment of Streptosporangium sp. NBC_01755:
CCGGGCTGATCCTGGTCGCGGTGGCCCGCCCTCTGTCGATCATGGTTTCCGCCTTCCTGACCCGGCTGATGGGCATCGCCAGCCTCAACTGGCGAGAACAGGCCTTCCTGTCGTGGGCCGGGTTGCGCGGCGCGGTGCCCATCGTGCTCGCGACCATCCCCTGGGCCGCCACCTCCATCGAGAACAGCACGGCCAAGCTCGTGTTCAACGAGGTCTTCGTGATCGTCGTCGTCTACACGTTGTTGCAGGGGCCGACCCTGCCGTTCGTGGCGAAACTCCTCGGGCTGTCCACCCCCGACGAGGCCCGCGACCTGGAGGTCGAGTCGGCGCCGCTGGAGGAGCTCAACGCCGACCTGCTCCAGGTCAAGGTGCCGCCGACGTCCAAGCTGCAGGGCGTGGAGATCTTCGAGCTGCGACTGCCCCGCGACGCCCAGGTGACGCTGATCGTCAGGGACGGCCGGACGTTCGTCCCCACCGACTCCACCAGGATCAGGGTCGAGGACCAGCTCCTGGTCGTGACGACGGCCGCCTGCCGGGACATGGTCGAGCGCCGGATGCGCGCGATCAGCCGCAAGGGCAAGCTCGCGGGCTGGTTCGGCGAGCGCGGCGTCTGATCGAGATCTCCCTGTCGAGATCTCCCGTTGAGATCTCCCGTTGAGATCTCCCGATGGAATGCGAAGACTCCAACTCGCGTTTAAGCTTGTCGGCTGCGTACCATTAGCAGTCGCGCCACTAGAGTGCCAATCGGCGCGGACCACACGAGGAGGAGCGCGTGCCCACCTACCAGTACGCCTGCAGTGCCTGTACCCACCAGTTCGAAATCGTCCAGAAGTTCTCCGACGACGCTCTCACCGAGTGCCCGAGCTGCGCGGGTGACCTGCGCAAGGTGTTCTCCGCGGTCGGCATCGTCTTCAAGGGTTCGGGCTTCTACCGAACCGACAGCCGGTCGTCCTCGTCCAGCACGGTGAGTTCCTCGAACGGCTCGTCGAGCTCCTCGGACTCGTCCGGCTCGTCGAAGTCGTCCGACTCGTCGAGCTCCTCGGCCTCATCGGACTCGAAGTCCGACTCCAAGCCGGCGAAGGTGGCGAGCAGCCCGGCCCCCGCGGCCTCCTGAGCGCACCCCGCAGCCTCCTGAGCGCGCCCCGGGTTCTCCACCCCGATCCCCCGAACGCCGCTCTCCGGCAGGCGGTCCGCGGCGGGCGGTCCGCAGGCCGACCTCGCGCCCCGGCTTTCCAGCCCTCCACTCGCCGAGGCGGCGGCTGACGGACCGCCGAAAGTAACCGGCCGAACACTCGGTGAAGCGGTTATCCACAGGCCGCCACCGGGGCTCCACGGGAGGCGGCCGGTAGCGCTAATCTCGGCGCCATGGTCACTCGCGCGGACATCGGGGTCATCGGCGGCTCGGGCTTCTACTCATTGCTCGACGACGCCACAGAGGTCGAGATCACCACACCGTACGGGCCGCCGAGCGACGTCGTCACCGTCGGCCACATCGGGTCACGCTCGGTCGCGTTCCTGCCCCGCCACGGCCGCGACCACCGCTTCCCGCCGCACCTCATCCCCTACCGGGCGAACCTGTGGGCGCTGCGCTCTCTCGGCGTACGCCAGGTCCTCGCCCCCAGCGCGGTCGGCTCGCTGCGCCCCGAACTCGGCCCCGGCGCCCTGGTCGTCCCCGACCAGCTCGTCGACCGCACCTCCGGCCGCACGCAGACCTACTACGACGAGGGCGGCGTCGTCCATGTCGCCTTCGCCGACCCCTACTGCCCCTCGGGCCGCGAGGCGGCGGTCTCCAGTGCGCGTTCCTCCGACTGGGGGGTGTCCGACGGCGGCACCCTCGTGGTCATCCAGGGCCCTCGCTTCTCGACCCGCGCGGAGTCCCGCTGGTTCAGCGGCAACGGCTGGTCGATCATCGGCATGACCGGCTTCCCCGAGGCCATCCTCGCCCGCGAGCTGGCCCTCTGCTACACCTCGATCTCCCTGGTCACCGACCACGACGCCGGGGTCGAGGCGGGTGAGGGGGTCACCCACGAGGAGGTCCTCGCCTTCTTCGCCACCAACGTCACCCGGATGCGTTCCCTGATCACCGACGTCGTCGCCGCCCTCCCCGAAGACCGCACCTGCCCCTGCCCCACCGCCCTGGACGGCCTGAAACTCCCCTTCGACCTCCCCAACTGAGCCCACGCCTTTCCGAGGAGACCACCACTCCTGTCATCCGCTGCCCGCACGCCCCGGATGGCCGAACTCCCCTTCGGCCTCCTCGGCCAAGCCCACGCTCTCCTGAGGGGCTCACCACCGGGGAATCACCCACTGGGCATGATTTCGCTCCCGTCAGCCGGCGGAAATCGTCCCGCCCACGTCATTCATCAGGAATCATCGCGTCCCGCCGCCCGGCGGGGCGTTCCATCACGGGCACCGCGCCGCCCGGCTCCCGCTTCTGGAGTCAGCCATGCGCGCCCTACGCCGCCTCCTCGGCCGCCGTCATCGCCTGCTCTCCGCCCTCGTCGCCGCCCTGGCGATGGGATGCGCCGTGCTGGCCCTGCGCCCGGACACCGCCTCGGTGATCGTCCTGACCGCCGCCAGGGATCTTCCCGGCGGCGTGCTGAAGGGGACCGATCTGACACCCGCGGCCCTGAGGCCCGGCACGGTCCCCGACGGCGCCCTGAGACCTGGCACACCGTTCGCCGGAAAGATCCTGGCCGGTCCCGCGCGGCGCGGGGAGCCGCTGACCGATGTCCGCCTGCTCGGCCCCGGCCTGCTGGCCGCCCACGCTCCGGGAACGGTCGCCACTCCGGTCCGCGTCGCCGACCCCGAGACCGCGCGCCTACTCTCGCCGGGTGACGTGGTGGACGTGCTCGCCGCCGCCACCTCGACGTGGGACGGCACCGCCCCCGCGATGACCGTGGCCGAGGACGTCACGGTCCTGGCCACTCCGGACGAGAAGTCGGAGCGAGGCGCCCTCGTCGTACTGGCCACCACCTCGGCCCAGGCAACCGAACTGGCCTCCGCCCAGGCAGGCGGACGGCTCTCCATCACGATCGGCGCTCGCGCGAGGTGATTCTCAGGAGCGTGCTCCCAGCGCCAGGGCTCGAACGGGTCGTGCTGTGGTGGCGTCTGTCCCGGGCTTGGTCACCTGGGTGCTCCTGCCTGGCGGGCGGGCGCGGGCGGGTGTGCTCATCCGCAGGCATGCATGCATGATGAGCACACCCGCCCGCGTCACGCACCGCACGGACGCCTTGTCGCGCCCGCGTGGTGCGTTGATGACGGCACGGCGGCCTGGACCGGGGAAGGGGCGTGGCTGCCGTGCCCGCTCAGAAGTGGCCGATGCCGGCCGAGGTGGAGGTGAGCGCCCAGCGGTGCAGGAGTGCGTTCATCTCGGCCTCGAAATCTGACCCGACGACGAGCACCGCACAGCTGGAAAACCGTCCAGTCGTGCGGCAACACCAGCCCTCGTCATGATCGCTAGCCACGCGACCACGAAGACTCCCTAACTCCTTCGACGCCCTCGCGCCAAGGAAGATCCCGACATACCGGGAGCAGCTCTTTGGTCAGTTGCCCGACCCCCGGTCACAAGCATCCGCGGAACGGTGACTGACCGCCTCCTCACAGCAGGGAGCCGAGCTTGGGGTCGTACTCCCAGTGCCAGGGCTCGAAGGGGCTGACGTAGGCCCACTGAGGGTGGATCCAGCCGAACTGCTTGCCGTTGGCCTCCACCCAGTTGAACTCGGCCGAGCGGAAGCGCTCAACGCCCCCGCACAGGTCGACCGCGAGCCCCAGGCCGTGGTTGCTCCGCCCGGGAACCGCGGCGAAGCCGGGGCGGCGGTAGTAGACCGACTGCTGCTCGGCCAGGTTCCGGTAGCTGTCGGTCACGCATATGGGCCTGCCGAACCGCCGCTTGTACGCCTCGTTGAGGCTGATGAACGCGAGCGCGGCGTCGCCTCGTAGCTGGTTGCCCGGCTGCTGGAGCGGGCAGAGGTACGCCTGCGGGATGAGCCCGTTGGGAAAATCGCCCATCGAGGTCGCCCTGGTCGGGTCACACCCGGCCGCCGGTTGCCCATTCTTGTTGATCTTGACGCCCAGCTTCACCAGTGCCTTGGTCAGAGATTGCACGATCTTCTGCGAGCGCGCCCTGAGCGTCTCGATCTCGGCACCCATCTGCGCCTCCGCGAGGAGGTTGGTCGCCCGGAGCTCCTGCGCCTCACCCGCCAGCCGTTCCCGCTCCAGCTGCAGTCGGCTGCTGTCCTTGAGGATCAGGTCTTGCTCGGCAACGAGCTGGGTGACACCGGCCATGGCCCGCAGAGTGTCCGTATTGGACTCGCCGGACAGGAAACCGGCCACCTCGCCGCTGATGGGCTGCTGGTAGAGGAGTCCGACCAGGTCCGAGAGCGGCTGCCGTACCTGCTCGAAAGCCCTCTCGGCCACCTGCAGCTCCCTCAGCTTGGCCGTGAGCTGCTTTTCCGAGTCACGGATCTGGGTCCGCCGCTGCTCCAGCGCCTTGGTCGCGGCCTCAAGATCCTTCGTCGCCTTCTCCGCCTCGCGACGCAGCTCTGTGAGATTCACCGGCTCGGCGGCGACGACGGCCTGAACCTCCCCCGGCGCCCGCTGCGCGGCAGCGGCTCCCGGCAGGAGGGAAAGCATCGTCGCGACGACGGCGATCAGACCCGCTGATCGACGAGGTGGCACGTTCGACCCCTCCGTTTGCGAACTCGTGACCTGGGTCAGGCACGCACGCTACTACAGCTGACCAACTGCACGGGCCAGACCTCCACAGCCGCTATGCGCCGAACACCCCTTTTTGTGACCGGACAAGTCAGACTTCTTGCCGCGCGTGCTTCTTGCAGACCTCCCAGAGCCACGTCCCCCGCCACTCCCCCGGACAGCCGTCCCACGGCTCCGGCGACGGCGCCTGCTCCTTCTTGGGCTCGGGCTCCACCTGCGGGCGCAACGCCACCCTCCGCGGCCCCCTGGGGCCTCTGGGGACTCTTACAGGTACGACCACATCCGGCTGACTCGGCTGGCTCAACCCGCCCGGTTCGCCCGCTCCGTTCATCCCGCCCGGTCGCCCCAGTTCACCCGCCCCGTTCATCCCGCCCGGATGCCCCAGTTGGCCCGTCCCGCCCGGCTCTTTCTGCCCGCCGACCGAACGGCCCGCTTCCGATTTCGCGGCGACGGGCACCCACCCTCCGTACACCCGCTCCGGTCGCAGGGGCGGAGGCAGCAGCCTCGGCCCGAAGATCCCGCTTTGCACGGCCCCGACCGCGACCGGGACCACGGCTACCGCGTCGCCCCTTTCATCCAGCGCCCCTGTGCCACTTCCCGTCCGGAGCCCCACGCTCCCTGCTCCCATCTGGGACGCAGCTTGAGACCCGGCTTGGGGCCCACCTCGGTGCCCAGCTTGGGGCGCGACTTGAAACCCGGATTGGGGCCCAGCACCGCTCCCAGCCTCCGTCCGGGACTCAGCGCCATAGCCCGTCCCCGCCCATGGCCCTGCGCCATCACCGGCCTCAACCCGGGATGTCGCGCCGTCCCAGGCCCCTTCCCTCTCTTCAGGTCCCTGGCCTCCGCCCTCATATCCCTGGCGGCCCCTCTCCCGGAGACCTAGGCCCTTATGGGATTTTTCGCCGTCTCCGAGCCCGTCAGGCCCCGTACCGGCATCAGCCATCCGGATGGTCGCCTCGTAGCCCGTGAGCTCGGCCACCAGCAACCCTCCGGCCAGAAGCGCGGGCGCCAGCATCGCGCCACACAGCACCACCGGCCGCAGCGCCCTACGCCCACGAATGCGCTTCCGTCGCCTGTCAATCACGGAGCGTGACGCTAACCCCGCCCGACCTCGCACACCCGCCCACTTGCCGCCCTTTTACTCCAGCCGAGCGAACCGATAACCCACAGTCCGCCCCGACTCCCCCTCCGAGCGCGCAACCACTCGCTACTTTCGCTACTCTTACTAAGAGCCCCTGCCTCCGTAGCTCAGGGGATAGAGCACCGCTCTCCTAAAGCGGGTGTCGCATGTTCGAATCATGCCGGGGGCACCATCTTGACCAGCGATCACACCCTTGACCTGGGCGTTCGCGCCTTCCCTCCATCCGACCCTACGCAGCCGTGTGCCACCGTGGGCAGCCGTATGTCAGCGGCTGTGGGATATGCGTGGGATGGATCTTGGAGTGTTTCCGCAGGTCACCTCTCCTCTGAGTGGGCCGCAGTCACCGATCCCACAGCACCGGCCGGCGGCCGGAGCACGGGCCTGCAGGGCGAAGTCGGCCCCGCCTAGGATCGGGCATCGTGCAGCGATTGGCGCTCTTCGACCTGGACAACACACTCATCGACCTGGACGCCGCCTTCCTGCTGTGGGCGGAGGAGTTCGCCGAGGAGCATCGACTCAGCCGGAAAGCCGTCGACTACCTGGTTAAGCTGGACCGTAACGGCCTGCCCCACCGCGAGCCGTTCTTCACCAAGGTGCGCGAGCGGTTTAAGCTGTCCGCTTCGGCAGCGGATATGTGGGCCGCGTACCGCCGGCGGATGCCCCATCTCGTCGAGTGTCGTCCCGAGGTCATGGCCGCGCTGGCAGGTCTACGCACGTCCGGATGGCGCGTTGGGATCGTCACCAATGGCACCGCTGACAACCAGCTCGGCAAACTCCAGCGGACAGGCCTAGTTGATGTCGTCGACGGCTACGCGCTCTCGGGCATCGAGGGCATCCGCAAGCCTGACGTCGGCCTGTTCGAGATCGCCGCCAACCGATGCGGTGCGAGCCTCGCCGACGGGGGGTGGATGGTCGGTGACCACCCCGTCGCAGACATCAACGGAGGACACGCAGCCGGTCTGAACACGATTTGGATCGACCGCGGCACCCGGCCCGACCATGAGCACTCCCCGGACCACGTGGTCACCGACGTGATGTGCGCCACGGACATCCTGCATGACATCGGCGAGTGACTTTTCGAAGAGGTACCAGATGTTACCCGATTTCCTGACTCACGAAGCAAAAACCAGGACAGCTTCACTACGCTCCGCGTGTGGCCTACATAGTGACTCTCGCGTCTGAAGAACTTGCCTCTATACGTGCCAAGTTAAGGGTGGAACAGCGCCTGACCAAGGCTCTTCCAAAGGGAGTCA
This window contains:
- a CDS encoding S-methyl-5'-thioadenosine phosphorylase: MVTRADIGVIGGSGFYSLLDDATEVEITTPYGPPSDVVTVGHIGSRSVAFLPRHGRDHRFPPHLIPYRANLWALRSLGVRQVLAPSAVGSLRPELGPGALVVPDQLVDRTSGRTQTYYDEGGVVHVAFADPYCPSGREAAVSSARSSDWGVSDGGTLVVIQGPRFSTRAESRWFSGNGWSIIGMTGFPEAILARELALCYTSISLVTDHDAGVEAGEGVTHEEVLAFFATNVTRMRSLITDVVAALPEDRTCPCPTALDGLKLPFDLPN
- a CDS encoding RcpC/CpaB family pilus assembly protein, whose protein sequence is MRALRRLLGRRHRLLSALVAALAMGCAVLALRPDTASVIVLTAARDLPGGVLKGTDLTPAALRPGTVPDGALRPGTPFAGKILAGPARRGEPLTDVRLLGPGLLAAHAPGTVATPVRVADPETARLLSPGDVVDVLAAATSTWDGTAPAMTVAEDVTVLATPDEKSERGALVVLATTSAQATELASAQAGGRLSITIGARAR
- a CDS encoding D-alanyl-D-alanine carboxypeptidase family protein; the protein is MPPRRSAGLIAVVATMLSLLPGAAAAQRAPGEVQAVVAAEPVNLTELRREAEKATKDLEAATKALEQRRTQIRDSEKQLTAKLRELQVAERAFEQVRQPLSDLVGLLYQQPISGEVAGFLSGESNTDTLRAMAGVTQLVAEQDLILKDSSRLQLERERLAGEAQELRATNLLAEAQMGAEIETLRARSQKIVQSLTKALVKLGVKINKNGQPAAGCDPTRATSMGDFPNGLIPQAYLCPLQQPGNQLRGDAALAFISLNEAYKRRFGRPICVTDSYRNLAEQQSVYYRRPGFAAVPGRSNHGLGLAVDLCGGVERFRSAEFNWVEANGKQFGWIHPQWAYVSPFEPWHWEYDPKLGSLL
- a CDS encoding HAD family hydrolase; amino-acid sequence: MQRLALFDLDNTLIDLDAAFLLWAEEFAEEHRLSRKAVDYLVKLDRNGLPHREPFFTKVRERFKLSASAADMWAAYRRRMPHLVECRPEVMAALAGLRTSGWRVGIVTNGTADNQLGKLQRTGLVDVVDGYALSGIEGIRKPDVGLFEIAANRCGASLADGGWMVGDHPVADINGGHAAGLNTIWIDRGTRPDHEHSPDHVVTDVMCATDILHDIGE